From one Neofelis nebulosa isolate mNeoNeb1 chromosome 4, mNeoNeb1.pri, whole genome shotgun sequence genomic stretch:
- the LOC131509259 gene encoding cytochrome c: protein MGDVEKGKKIFVQKCAQCHTVEKGGKHKTGPNLHGLFGRKTGQAPGFSYTDANKNKGITWGEETLMEYLENPKKYIPGTKMIFAGIKKAGERADLIAYLKKATKE, encoded by the exons atgggTGATGTTGAGAAGGGCAAGAAGATTTTTGTTCAGAAGTGTGCCCAGTGCCATACTGTGGAAAAGGGAGGCAAGCACAAGACTGGGCCAAATCTCCACGGTTTATTTGGGCGAAAGACAGGCCAAGCCCCTGGGTTTTCTTACACGGATGCCAACAAGAACAAAG GCATCACCTGGGGAGAGGAGACACTGATGGAGTATttggagaatcccaagaagtacATCCCTGGAACAAAAATGATCTTCGCTGGCATTAAGAAGGCAGGGGAAAGAGCAGACTTGATAGCTTATCTCAAAAAAGCTACTAAGGAGTAA